From Triticum aestivum cultivar Chinese Spring chromosome 7B, IWGSC CS RefSeq v2.1, whole genome shotgun sequence:
CAAAGCCCGGCCCACAGCCCCGCACTCCTCCCCTCGTCCCCATCTCTCTCCTGCACTCCTCGCTCGTCCCCATCTCTCTCGCTGCCGCCACCAACAGCGCCCGATCCCAGCGACCTCCGGCGGGAATCGACGGCGCCCAAAACACCAACGTGACCCTGACGCTCCGCTCTCCCCTCCTGTCTGGTGAGATCCGGCGCACGCGTCCTCCAGCGGCCAAGCACGGCTGTCTCCCATTGTTAGGGTTTCGTTCACTGATGGATCCAGCGCCGGCCGGCAACGAGGGCCGCCAGATCCGCTACCTGGGAGGCACCTCCCGTAGGATACGGGAGCAGCACGCCGCACCCTGCAGTCGCCAGTCCAGGACGAGCGCAGCGGGTCGAGGACGGTGGCGACAAACGCCGGCTCTCCTCTGCTTCATCAACCTGGACGGCTGCTACTCCGCCAAAGACGTCTCCTACAGGTTCGCTAACTCCCCAGATATGTACCTAGGTCGTTGGACAATTTGTTGGAGAATTTCCCCATAGGTAATGTATGCATGTATGATGCACAATCGTGTCGTTCAGTAGTTGTTTGGGCACAAGCAATGAAGCTATATGTTttcatcaagaaaagaagaaagaaaccgATTGCTTTGCTTACTTTGCATGTAACTGCTAAAAAATTACTCACCTGAATTTTTGAAACGGAAGTCTGAAACTATCACCTAATTCTGGGTGAAAGCAACTACTCTGAAGTCTGAACTGAAGTATATTTTCGTTGCTGGATTAGTGGTTCAGAAAATAGTAATTGTATATATCTGTGGTTAAATTGACGGTGACGAGGAGGTCAGTTTGAGGTCTTTGGGCTACAGACAGACAGTCAGCTCCTGCATTATGTCAACTATATTATTACTAACGCACTGTGGTCTGAGAGTGGTCTATGGTTTGGTCTACCTCCTGATGTGCTGATGCTACTTGCTGCCTGCAGATCTCGAACATCATATTTGTTGATCAGTCAACCGGGACTGGGTTCAGCTACAGCTCCGACAACCATGATACCCGTCACGACGAGGCAGGGGTCAGCAATGACCTCTTTGACTTTCTTCAGGTATTGTTTTCGGTCCAAGATGCAGTTTACTTCTGTACGTTAAAATTGAGTGTGACGGGATGATATGCTACTGTAGAAACTTGGTTAATTCATTCAGTAAGGAACATTTTAGCAAGAGATTCACGAGTGTTACATATGGGTCTGAGAAGGCCGGCTGATGTGTCCTTGGGACTTGCATAGAATACGAGCCGTATTAGAAAACTTACTTAAGCAACACGCCCTTCTGTCATTTATGTAAGATTCCATTGTGATTGGCTCTTAAAAGCGCCACCCTGCGCTAGCTGCTGCTGTTCTACTTCGCATTGACTCGGGACACGTAGTGTCACGTAATGCTGCTTTTGTGCTTGGTATTTGGTGGATTATAGAACATAACCGAACCAGCAGTTGAGGTTGCGTTTGGTGGATTATAGAACATACCTACTAACTTGCCATAGATCACATTCGTATAGCAGGAGAAACTTGTTGTGTGAAGATTAGAATATGTTGCATTTGTGTGTTGATTTGAAGCGGGATATATATTGGTGGATTATACGAAACCTTCAACGCTAGTAGCCCATGCATGTAGGTGCATCAGGGATAGACGTAGTCTACAGATTCTAGCATCTAGGTCCGGCGGATGTGTGCATGGCAGCTGCATGCAGCTGGCCGCCTTTAGCGGCCGCTAATTAGTCTCAGTCATCCACCCTAATATCCTTGGTCAAATCTTAGTTAGTTATGGCTGCTGGCTAGGGACTCCAAGCAGATTGATCATAGAGAAAGTGTGCCGGGTCCGAGAAAGTGAAGTTTAGTGGATCATCGTCTACCCTTTGTTTCTTGCAAGAGATCATGATCTCCGAGAAACACTAGGATTATAGGGGAGGAAATGGATGTGATGTTTCAAGTGCAGATTAACATCGACCGATGAAGTTACACATAAATAAATACTCTAGGACATGATTTGAACTTGTAAAGGCGTACGGAGAGCACCGAACTGTCATTTATGTAGCACACGGCGTTCCTGTTAAAAAAGTAGGACGGTAGCTTCAGGTTTGTATATAAAATATATATGTCCAGTTTGATGATGTGTGTTGTTGGTTTCTTACTGGAAGCTGTGGATACTGTGGCTACACATTGAACTTGAGCTCCTCAACACGGAACACGACCAACATTGGATCCAAGTACGGGAACCAGATCAGGAAAGGTGTCGTCTCATTCTTCGCGATTTTTTTGTATTGTGTGCCTTGAAAAGCATGGTTGCAACCATTCCTAATTTTTTGTTCTTGTTCGATTTGGATTTGGATGCAGcaggtgctctgctcttgcgcacgGTTGGTGGCGTCTCTGATGCATCCGTGCTTCTTG
This genomic window contains:
- the LOC123157913 gene encoding uncharacterized protein gives rise to the protein MGRDVGEADEVPDGSLGVDPGGGCATSLKMTTGGSSSGCGRGGRGYRRDAGGVGSRTWQQLGQGNDGGSGGGATEGRGGRDGRDRARGFKARRRHDGGELGRDSPRSDGSTFSSPPSLSQKNILPSHPTKPGPQPRTPPLVPISLLHSSLVPISLAAATNSARSQRPPAGIDGAQNTNVTLTLRSPLLSGEIRRTRPPAAKHGCLPLLGFRSLMDPAPAGNEGRQIRYLGGTSRRIREQHAAPCSRQSRTSAAGRGRWRQTPALLCFINLDGCYSAKDVSYRSRTSYLLISQPGLGSATAPTTMIPVTTRQGSAMTSLTFFSCGYCGYTLNLSSSTRNTTNIGSKYGNQIRKAGALLLRTVGGVSDASVLLEATVMMAGVYGGDQKLSSERLPLLPLVLFSTPIALLCWFRTLATGVVKAY